One segment of Carya illinoinensis cultivar Pawnee chromosome 1, C.illinoinensisPawnee_v1, whole genome shotgun sequence DNA contains the following:
- the LOC122312678 gene encoding protein ACCELERATED CELL DEATH 6-like isoform X1 encodes MLVANIGFSGVLYCFALRPPQLVMTTVHHTEAITGMDSIIYKAAAQGNLEAISDPLDGFLTVNKNTILHICISSILVEEKFPATGGTDPASAAKFVKDVLDKCPSLLLKANAEDDSPLHVAARYGHASIVRVLIEHKNSQHQGLESGVVKATMEMIGKLNKEGDTALHEAVRHNHIEVVKQLLMEVDPEFLCGANVAGETPLYLAAERHFPDLVSEILNKLKSPAYDGPLGRTALHAAAFWDDEGMTQNILERYGRDLCRQADQNGWTPLHMAAYKDNIGPTKLLLKYDREVAYMKDAEGRTALHIAAHRHQESVTLVKIIAMCPDCCEVVDNEGRNALHLAVHNNWPRAALIIQDNSSLRNLLNQKDNDGNTPLHHYYNSAGYDLRTLDSPRVDKMVFNKKNQNAYQFLTNNSFPTVHGKKLFFFKDAKNYKFYHDGRVLEVGYDEIEKKRPKMVGELESKKKRMKKMEDDDKAAQIHLVVATLIITVTFAAGIAMPGGFVGVDDHPHPGSAVLKKSAAFKAFIITNALSLMLSTSAVFIHLFIPLITSNYLFKNRKSFLRMAFWLLLSSMAPMVLAFVTGTYAVLAHSDIAIPTCIICLSFLLVLVLIFLKFKITDADSKMLSSLGFDS; translated from the exons ATGCTTGTGGCTAACATAGGATTTTCTGGAGTACTCTATTGCTTTGCATTGAGGCCTCCGCAGCTAGTAATGACGACCGTGCACCATACAGAGGCCATCACTGGAATGGATTCTATTATCTATAAAGCGGCGGCACAAGGCAATCTGGAGGCCATCTCCGATCCACTTGATGGGTTTTTAACggttaataaaaatacaatccTACATATTTGCATTTCAAGTATCCTTGTCGAAGAAAAGTTTCCCGCTACTGGAGGAACCGACCCAGCCTCAGCggcaaaatttgtgaaagatgtACTTGACAAGTGTCCGTCACTTTTATTGAAAGCCAACGCGGAAGACGATTCTCCGTTACATGTGGCAGCAAGGTATGGGCATGCTTCAATAGTCAGAGTCCTGATTGAACATAAAAATTCCCAACATCAAGGTCTCGAAAGTGGAGTCGTTAAAGCTACTATGGAGATGATTGGGAAGCTGAACAAAGAGGGAGACACGGCCTTACATGAGGCTGTACGTCACAATCACATTGAAGTGGTAAAACAATTACTAATGGAGGTAGATCCAGAATTTTTGTGTGGTGCTAATGTTGCCGGTGAGACCCCACTTTACTTGGCTGCCGAGAGACACTTTCCAGATTTGGTGTCagaaattttaaacaaattgaagtCACCAGCTTATGATGGCCCCTTGGGTAGAACGGCTTTGCATGCTGCAGCATTTTGGGATGATGAAG GAATGACCCAAAACATTTTGGAAAGATACGGACGCGATCTATGTAGACAAGCAGACCAAAATGGTTGGACTCCGCTTCACATGGCTGCATACAAGGACAACATTGGGCCAACAAAACTATTGCTAAAATATGATAGAGAGGTAGCATATATGAAAGACGCGGAGGGTAGGACAGCTCTTCACATTGCAGCCCATCGCCACCAAGAGAGTGTAACATTGGTAAAGATTATAGCAATGTGTCCGGATTGTTGCGAAGTGGTTGACAATGAAGGCCGCAATGCACTTCATCTCGCCGTACACAACAACTGGCCACGTGCAGCGCTAATCATCCAAGATAATTCGTCTCTCCGGAATCTTTTGAATCAGAAGGACAACGACGGAAATACACCTCTCCATCACTATTACAATTCTGCTGGTTACGACCTGCGTACCTTGGATTCTCCAAGAGTTGACAAAATGGTCTTCAACAAAAAGAACCAGAATGCTTATCAATTCTTAACAAATAATAGCTTTCCAACTGTTCATGGG AAGAAgctcttcttttttaaagaCGCAAAAAATTATAAGTTCTATCATGATGGACGAGTATTAGAAGTCGGGTATGATGAAATTGAGAAGAAGAGGCCGAAGATGGTGGGGGAGCTGGAGTCGAAGAAGAAGCGGATGAAGAAGATGGAGGATGATGATAAAGCAGCTCAAATCCATTTGGTAGTTGCTACACTCATTATAACTGTGACCTTTGCAGCTGGCATTGCCATGCCCGGGGGCTTCGTTGGTGTAGATGATCATCCACATCCAGGCTCTGCAGTTTTGAAGAAAAGTGCTGCTTTCAAAGCATTCATCATTACAAATGCCCTATCGTTGATGCTATCTACTTCTGCTGTCTTTATCCACCTATTTATTCCGCTTATCACTTCTAACTACTTATTTAAAAATCGCAAAAGTTTTCTTCGAATGGCCTTTTGGCTCCTTCTTTCCTCCATGGCACCAATGGTTTTGGCATTTGTCACAGGTACATATGCTGTATTAGCGCATTCAGATATTGCCATTCCCACCTGTATTATTTGTTTGTCCTTCCTTCTTGTCCTTGTACttatatttctaaaatttaagaTTACTGATGCAGACTCTAAAATGCTATCGAGTCTGGGATTTGATTCTTAA
- the LOC122312678 gene encoding ankyrin-1-like isoform X2 yields MTTVHHTEAITGMDSIIYKAAAQGNLEAISDPLDGFLTVNKNTILHICISSILVEEKFPATGGTDPASAAKFVKDVLDKCPSLLLKANAEDDSPLHVAARYGHASIVRVLIEHKNSQHQGLESGVVKATMEMIGKLNKEGDTALHEAVRHNHIEVVKQLLMEVDPEFLCGANVAGETPLYLAAERHFPDLVSEILNKLKSPAYDGPLGRTALHAAAFWDDEGMTQNILERYGRDLCRQADQNGWTPLHMAAYKDNIGPTKLLLKYDREVAYMKDAEGRTALHIAAHRHQESVTLVKIIAMCPDCCEVVDNEGRNALHLAVHNNWPRAALIIQDNSSLRNLLNQKDNDGNTPLHHYYNSAGYDLRTLDSPRVDKMVFNKKNQNAYQFLTNNSFPTVHGKKLFFFKDAKNYKFYHDGRVLEVGYDEIEKKRPKMVGELESKKKRMKKMEDDDKAAQIHLVVATLIITVTFAAGIAMPGGFVGVDDHPHPGSAVLKKSAAFKAFIITNALSLMLSTSAVFIHLFIPLITSNYLFKNRKSFLRMAFWLLLSSMAPMVLAFVTGTYAVLAHSDIAIPTCIICLSFLLVLVLIFLKFKITDADSKMLSSLGFDS; encoded by the exons ATGACGACCGTGCACCATACAGAGGCCATCACTGGAATGGATTCTATTATCTATAAAGCGGCGGCACAAGGCAATCTGGAGGCCATCTCCGATCCACTTGATGGGTTTTTAACggttaataaaaatacaatccTACATATTTGCATTTCAAGTATCCTTGTCGAAGAAAAGTTTCCCGCTACTGGAGGAACCGACCCAGCCTCAGCggcaaaatttgtgaaagatgtACTTGACAAGTGTCCGTCACTTTTATTGAAAGCCAACGCGGAAGACGATTCTCCGTTACATGTGGCAGCAAGGTATGGGCATGCTTCAATAGTCAGAGTCCTGATTGAACATAAAAATTCCCAACATCAAGGTCTCGAAAGTGGAGTCGTTAAAGCTACTATGGAGATGATTGGGAAGCTGAACAAAGAGGGAGACACGGCCTTACATGAGGCTGTACGTCACAATCACATTGAAGTGGTAAAACAATTACTAATGGAGGTAGATCCAGAATTTTTGTGTGGTGCTAATGTTGCCGGTGAGACCCCACTTTACTTGGCTGCCGAGAGACACTTTCCAGATTTGGTGTCagaaattttaaacaaattgaagtCACCAGCTTATGATGGCCCCTTGGGTAGAACGGCTTTGCATGCTGCAGCATTTTGGGATGATGAAG GAATGACCCAAAACATTTTGGAAAGATACGGACGCGATCTATGTAGACAAGCAGACCAAAATGGTTGGACTCCGCTTCACATGGCTGCATACAAGGACAACATTGGGCCAACAAAACTATTGCTAAAATATGATAGAGAGGTAGCATATATGAAAGACGCGGAGGGTAGGACAGCTCTTCACATTGCAGCCCATCGCCACCAAGAGAGTGTAACATTGGTAAAGATTATAGCAATGTGTCCGGATTGTTGCGAAGTGGTTGACAATGAAGGCCGCAATGCACTTCATCTCGCCGTACACAACAACTGGCCACGTGCAGCGCTAATCATCCAAGATAATTCGTCTCTCCGGAATCTTTTGAATCAGAAGGACAACGACGGAAATACACCTCTCCATCACTATTACAATTCTGCTGGTTACGACCTGCGTACCTTGGATTCTCCAAGAGTTGACAAAATGGTCTTCAACAAAAAGAACCAGAATGCTTATCAATTCTTAACAAATAATAGCTTTCCAACTGTTCATGGG AAGAAgctcttcttttttaaagaCGCAAAAAATTATAAGTTCTATCATGATGGACGAGTATTAGAAGTCGGGTATGATGAAATTGAGAAGAAGAGGCCGAAGATGGTGGGGGAGCTGGAGTCGAAGAAGAAGCGGATGAAGAAGATGGAGGATGATGATAAAGCAGCTCAAATCCATTTGGTAGTTGCTACACTCATTATAACTGTGACCTTTGCAGCTGGCATTGCCATGCCCGGGGGCTTCGTTGGTGTAGATGATCATCCACATCCAGGCTCTGCAGTTTTGAAGAAAAGTGCTGCTTTCAAAGCATTCATCATTACAAATGCCCTATCGTTGATGCTATCTACTTCTGCTGTCTTTATCCACCTATTTATTCCGCTTATCACTTCTAACTACTTATTTAAAAATCGCAAAAGTTTTCTTCGAATGGCCTTTTGGCTCCTTCTTTCCTCCATGGCACCAATGGTTTTGGCATTTGTCACAGGTACATATGCTGTATTAGCGCATTCAGATATTGCCATTCCCACCTGTATTATTTGTTTGTCCTTCCTTCTTGTCCTTGTACttatatttctaaaatttaagaTTACTGATGCAGACTCTAAAATGCTATCGAGTCTGGGATTTGATTCTTAA
- the LOC122312678 gene encoding ankyrin-1-like isoform X3 — MDSIIYKAAAQGNLEAISDPLDGFLTVNKNTILHICISSILVEEKFPATGGTDPASAAKFVKDVLDKCPSLLLKANAEDDSPLHVAARYGHASIVRVLIEHKNSQHQGLESGVVKATMEMIGKLNKEGDTALHEAVRHNHIEVVKQLLMEVDPEFLCGANVAGETPLYLAAERHFPDLVSEILNKLKSPAYDGPLGRTALHAAAFWDDEGMTQNILERYGRDLCRQADQNGWTPLHMAAYKDNIGPTKLLLKYDREVAYMKDAEGRTALHIAAHRHQESVTLVKIIAMCPDCCEVVDNEGRNALHLAVHNNWPRAALIIQDNSSLRNLLNQKDNDGNTPLHHYYNSAGYDLRTLDSPRVDKMVFNKKNQNAYQFLTNNSFPTVHGKKLFFFKDAKNYKFYHDGRVLEVGYDEIEKKRPKMVGELESKKKRMKKMEDDDKAAQIHLVVATLIITVTFAAGIAMPGGFVGVDDHPHPGSAVLKKSAAFKAFIITNALSLMLSTSAVFIHLFIPLITSNYLFKNRKSFLRMAFWLLLSSMAPMVLAFVTGTYAVLAHSDIAIPTCIICLSFLLVLVLIFLKFKITDADSKMLSSLGFDS, encoded by the exons ATGGATTCTATTATCTATAAAGCGGCGGCACAAGGCAATCTGGAGGCCATCTCCGATCCACTTGATGGGTTTTTAACggttaataaaaatacaatccTACATATTTGCATTTCAAGTATCCTTGTCGAAGAAAAGTTTCCCGCTACTGGAGGAACCGACCCAGCCTCAGCggcaaaatttgtgaaagatgtACTTGACAAGTGTCCGTCACTTTTATTGAAAGCCAACGCGGAAGACGATTCTCCGTTACATGTGGCAGCAAGGTATGGGCATGCTTCAATAGTCAGAGTCCTGATTGAACATAAAAATTCCCAACATCAAGGTCTCGAAAGTGGAGTCGTTAAAGCTACTATGGAGATGATTGGGAAGCTGAACAAAGAGGGAGACACGGCCTTACATGAGGCTGTACGTCACAATCACATTGAAGTGGTAAAACAATTACTAATGGAGGTAGATCCAGAATTTTTGTGTGGTGCTAATGTTGCCGGTGAGACCCCACTTTACTTGGCTGCCGAGAGACACTTTCCAGATTTGGTGTCagaaattttaaacaaattgaagtCACCAGCTTATGATGGCCCCTTGGGTAGAACGGCTTTGCATGCTGCAGCATTTTGGGATGATGAAG GAATGACCCAAAACATTTTGGAAAGATACGGACGCGATCTATGTAGACAAGCAGACCAAAATGGTTGGACTCCGCTTCACATGGCTGCATACAAGGACAACATTGGGCCAACAAAACTATTGCTAAAATATGATAGAGAGGTAGCATATATGAAAGACGCGGAGGGTAGGACAGCTCTTCACATTGCAGCCCATCGCCACCAAGAGAGTGTAACATTGGTAAAGATTATAGCAATGTGTCCGGATTGTTGCGAAGTGGTTGACAATGAAGGCCGCAATGCACTTCATCTCGCCGTACACAACAACTGGCCACGTGCAGCGCTAATCATCCAAGATAATTCGTCTCTCCGGAATCTTTTGAATCAGAAGGACAACGACGGAAATACACCTCTCCATCACTATTACAATTCTGCTGGTTACGACCTGCGTACCTTGGATTCTCCAAGAGTTGACAAAATGGTCTTCAACAAAAAGAACCAGAATGCTTATCAATTCTTAACAAATAATAGCTTTCCAACTGTTCATGGG AAGAAgctcttcttttttaaagaCGCAAAAAATTATAAGTTCTATCATGATGGACGAGTATTAGAAGTCGGGTATGATGAAATTGAGAAGAAGAGGCCGAAGATGGTGGGGGAGCTGGAGTCGAAGAAGAAGCGGATGAAGAAGATGGAGGATGATGATAAAGCAGCTCAAATCCATTTGGTAGTTGCTACACTCATTATAACTGTGACCTTTGCAGCTGGCATTGCCATGCCCGGGGGCTTCGTTGGTGTAGATGATCATCCACATCCAGGCTCTGCAGTTTTGAAGAAAAGTGCTGCTTTCAAAGCATTCATCATTACAAATGCCCTATCGTTGATGCTATCTACTTCTGCTGTCTTTATCCACCTATTTATTCCGCTTATCACTTCTAACTACTTATTTAAAAATCGCAAAAGTTTTCTTCGAATGGCCTTTTGGCTCCTTCTTTCCTCCATGGCACCAATGGTTTTGGCATTTGTCACAGGTACATATGCTGTATTAGCGCATTCAGATATTGCCATTCCCACCTGTATTATTTGTTTGTCCTTCCTTCTTGTCCTTGTACttatatttctaaaatttaagaTTACTGATGCAGACTCTAAAATGCTATCGAGTCTGGGATTTGATTCTTAA